In one window of Nocardia brasiliensis DNA:
- a CDS encoding ion transporter, giving the protein MTAYSPTPVGEELPEGDYPRKPPALWTDFVMLALAIVSVVLIVWITFFPVAEQTHRVIVIIDWSVCAIFAAEFLWRWRRAGWPWTFPFVYWYEVLGMIPVTSPFFRGFRLLRIVVILVRLGRVADRIFGDRITAAVVNRFVTTIVDVIKRPMTIAVMDEVAHVLRTGHYTRNIAAALEENRAEMDEMILELIKKDPQAGRVRYIPFHDEIIRLIADTTFRIVFQVLADPRTDELVSDVLRENIDQIRDAVRDGVRVAPSAYGPTAAEHGVAHKLTPGRRA; this is encoded by the coding sequence GTGACGGCCTACAGTCCCACTCCGGTCGGCGAGGAGCTTCCGGAGGGTGATTACCCGCGCAAGCCGCCCGCGCTGTGGACCGATTTCGTGATGCTCGCGTTAGCGATCGTCTCGGTGGTGCTGATCGTCTGGATCACCTTCTTCCCGGTCGCCGAGCAGACGCACCGGGTGATCGTGATCATCGACTGGTCGGTGTGCGCGATCTTCGCCGCCGAGTTCCTGTGGCGCTGGCGCCGGGCGGGCTGGCCGTGGACGTTCCCGTTCGTCTACTGGTACGAGGTCCTCGGCATGATTCCGGTGACCAGCCCGTTCTTCCGCGGGTTCCGGCTGCTGCGGATCGTGGTGATCCTGGTCCGGCTCGGTCGCGTCGCCGACCGGATCTTCGGCGACCGGATCACCGCCGCGGTGGTCAACCGGTTCGTCACGACCATCGTGGACGTGATCAAGCGCCCCATGACCATCGCGGTGATGGACGAGGTGGCGCACGTGCTGCGCACCGGCCACTACACCCGTAACATCGCGGCGGCGCTGGAGGAGAACCGGGCCGAGATGGACGAGATGATTCTCGAGCTGATCAAGAAGGACCCGCAGGCGGGCCGGGTGCGCTACATCCCGTTCCACGACGAGATCATCCGGCTGATCGCCGACACCACGTTCCGCATCGTGTTCCAGGTGCTCGCCGATCCACGCACCGACGAGCTCGTCTCGGATGTCTTGCGGGAGAACATCGATCAGATCCGCGATGCCGTGCGCGACGGTGTCCGGGTGGCGCCGTCGGCGTACGGGCCGACGGCGGCCGAGCACGGCGTCGCGCACAAGCTCACTCCGGGGCGCCGTGCCTGA
- a CDS encoding GMC oxidoreductase: MRRRAFFKAAGAAALLGAAAGSTSSLTAGIGSADPVWNLLFQSWVPEIFAPLPDPPEHSPAIVIGSGFGAAVTALRLAEAGIANTVLERGSRWPNDPWREIFTGDDLPDGRGFWHRTSFTGVSKVPMHFASFGGVLDCTSYPGIDVWRAAAVGGGSVIFTGAMVAPQRRFFDHVFGGTVDYGELDSVYYPRVREMLRLSTMPQDIYGSTPFTHSRAWDDQVRKAGYQPLPNDSCFNWDILRAELDGGSRPSATAARSNLGNSNGAKFDLNQNYLRYAQDTGKSAIFPGHQVESIAQEPGGRFSLIVTKLAPTGEVLGTRTLTCDRLFLGAGSVGTSELLVRAQATGTLPNLNEHIGDGWGTNGDVVLGRGASSLAGLGQGVPSASRIFDESGPPLTLESWYIPGIPFETGALASLGMVLDGTRARFGYDAGANRVGLSWPAHNRAEMVAAARAVDHRIAERADAVLEYGAIGYDANALFTAHPLGGAVLGRATDGYGRVHGHPGLYVMDGAAIPGSTGTVNPSLTIAALAERNIEAIIRQGK; encoded by the coding sequence GTGCGTAGACGCGCCTTCTTCAAAGCTGCGGGTGCAGCCGCCCTGCTGGGCGCTGCCGCGGGTTCGACTTCGTCGCTGACGGCCGGTATCGGATCCGCGGACCCGGTCTGGAACCTGCTGTTCCAGTCGTGGGTACCGGAAATCTTTGCCCCGCTACCGGATCCGCCCGAACACTCACCCGCGATCGTGATCGGTTCCGGCTTCGGCGCCGCGGTCACCGCGTTGCGGCTGGCCGAGGCGGGCATCGCGAACACCGTGCTCGAACGCGGCTCGCGCTGGCCGAACGATCCGTGGCGGGAGATCTTCACCGGCGACGACCTGCCCGACGGCCGAGGCTTCTGGCACCGCACCAGCTTCACCGGAGTCTCCAAGGTGCCGATGCATTTCGCGAGTTTCGGCGGCGTGCTCGACTGCACCAGTTACCCCGGCATCGATGTCTGGCGCGCGGCCGCGGTCGGCGGCGGCTCGGTCATCTTCACCGGCGCGATGGTCGCCCCGCAGCGCCGCTTCTTCGACCACGTCTTCGGCGGCACCGTCGACTACGGCGAGCTGGACAGCGTCTACTACCCCCGGGTGCGAGAGATGTTGCGGCTCAGCACGATGCCGCAGGACATCTACGGTTCGACGCCGTTCACCCACTCCAGGGCCTGGGACGACCAGGTGCGCAAGGCCGGGTACCAGCCGCTGCCCAACGACTCCTGCTTCAACTGGGACATCCTGCGCGCCGAACTCGACGGCGGCTCGCGCCCGTCGGCCACCGCGGCGCGCAGCAATCTGGGCAACTCCAACGGCGCCAAGTTCGATCTGAACCAGAATTACCTGCGCTACGCACAGGACACCGGCAAGTCCGCGATCTTCCCCGGCCACCAGGTGGAGTCGATCGCGCAGGAGCCGGGCGGCCGGTTCTCGCTGATCGTGACGAAGCTGGCGCCGACCGGCGAGGTGCTCGGCACCCGCACGCTCACCTGCGACCGCCTGTTCCTCGGCGCGGGTTCGGTGGGCACCTCCGAGCTGCTGGTCCGGGCGCAGGCCACCGGCACCCTGCCCAACCTCAACGAGCACATCGGCGACGGCTGGGGCACCAACGGTGACGTGGTGCTCGGTCGCGGCGCGAGCTCGCTGGCCGGGCTCGGGCAGGGCGTGCCCAGCGCGAGCCGGATCTTCGACGAATCGGGTCCGCCGCTGACGCTGGAGAGCTGGTATATCCCCGGCATCCCGTTCGAGACGGGCGCGCTCGCCTCGTTGGGCATGGTGCTCGACGGCACCCGCGCGCGGTTCGGCTACGACGCCGGAGCCAACCGGGTCGGCTTGAGCTGGCCCGCGCACAACCGCGCGGAAATGGTGGCCGCCGCGCGCGCGGTCGATCACCGGATCGCCGAAAGGGCCGACGCGGTCCTCGAATACGGCGCCATCGGCTACGACGCCAACGCCCTGTTCACCGCGCATCCGCTGGGCGGCGCGGTACTCGGCCGGGCCACCGACGGCTACGGCCGGGTGCACGGCCACCCCGGCCTGTACGTGATGGACGGCGCCGCGATCCCGGGCAGCACCGGCACGGTGAACCCGTCGCTCACCATCGCCGCGCTCGCCGAACGCAATATCGAGGCGATCATCCGCCAAGGGAAGTAG